DNA sequence from the Fusarium verticillioides 7600 chromosome 2, whole genome shotgun sequence genome:
gacccaagaagaacaggctGGAAGACTGCATCTGGATTACGGCTGTGTTCATCTGCGAAATACTGCCTGCAAACGAGCTGGAGGATCCTTATCGCATACACTGGTGAGTAAAGAAATTCTACATATTGCAAGCAACGGAAGCTTACAGGTCAAGTTTAGGAACCATTACACCTCCAAAGGCAAGGGTGAATATGATATATGGACCAAGCAGCCAATACACCTGCAAGCAAGGTCAGAGCTGAACAATGTGGTTTCGAACAACCTCTAGGCGCATACCGATGGTTGCCTCCACCAGGGTAGGCCTTCAAAGTCCTTGAAGGAATCCCAAGCGGGAGTTGTAGAAGACGTTTCACTATTTGCATCGCGAGCTTCGGAGCTGGTAGGCAGCAAATGTGTTGCTTCGTCTAGGATCGCtgactcttcctcctcgtgGATACTGTCATTTTTCGCCATGGTTTCCTAGCGGGACAAGTTTCGTCGGTTCGGGTCGGAGACAGAGAAGTGCTGCGCGCAGCAAAATGATGGCCAGTGAAGCCTGTATTCAATCACAATGTTCCTGGGGCATGGCCAAGGGGGAATCAAGAGCTGGACGAGTCTTTGAAAGGATAATAAAGACTAGATTTTGCATGTCTCAGAAGTCAAAACAAGCGGGAGGGTTGTGTCGCTTGGAACTGGCATGAGATAAGTGTGACGAGGAAGGgatctggtctggtctggtttGGGGAGGATTAATAATGTATGATCTAGGCGCATTTGGGGAGCTCTCTTGCGGATACATGATGAGTCCAAGTGCTaggatggtgttgtggaGTCCAACATCCATGCTATCCACGTTGGGCCATGCCAATTGTCCCAGAGCCAGACGAAACACGATCGTTTTAGAACCTGATAAGCCATGGATGGggctttgctttttctttttacaGTTGTCAATCTCTGAGTTGCTGTCGCCTATGCACGTTAATGCCTTGGTCATTCTGATACTCAATCGCGTTATGCTGGTGCCATTGTCGGGCTCATCGCGGCATCACTCGATTCATGCCATATTTGCTTCTCTGGCACCTTTGTTGAGATAGATAAATGAATGACGCATTCCCTGCGTCCTATGCATGCCATGCAAGCTGGGATCTGGCAGTATCTGATAAGCTAACAGCTATCATGGGTGCTGGCGTGGCTAGTTGGTCCCTCGTTGGCTTGATCTGATAGGCTACTGCTCCTGAATCCTGAAGAGTGTGGCATCGAATCGCATCGGGTTTCGGGTTTTGATCCAACCGACTCCGCAAAGTCCGGGATCAACAGGAAACAAGCGCGCGGAATGGAAGATCATATTATAAATCTGCTTGAGTCGATGGCCGCGTATTGCAAAGGTGCCTACAAACCTGCTACCTACTCAAGCTACTGTGATAGTTAGTGATTAGCTTGCTCAGTGCTTTATCTCTGAATTAAACACCAGATACTCAGATAGAAGCAGGACGATAATCCTTTGCGCACTCTCTGTGTGTTCCAGAGCTACTTACAGTTTGTGATAACTGACTTAAGTGGCAAGTAGCTCTTCATCCAATATGTTTCATTGCTGGATGTCGAGAATCCGTGCCCGGTCATAGAGGAATACATGAAAGAATTTGTCCTCGGTTATCATGATTTCGGTCATATAGATGTTGGGGCAACGCTGTATGATGTCCTGATACACTGTCGCAGCCGGCTGGCGAAAATCGTCGCTGAGATCCCCGCAAATCATGCATTTTAAAGGCAACAGCTCAGATCTCCCTATAACCACATCACTAGTGGTCACGACAGCTGCATTTCTCCAGGGGAAGAGTGATAGTTCGGCCTGCACCCTTTAACAGCCAAGGTGAGGCAAGAGAACCTAGGACCTTCACCCCAAATGATAAAAAATACTTAGGCAAGTCTTGTGTATTTAAAGTACAGACTCATACTGATTTATTTTGGCATCCTCATTCAACGTCAGATGTTTTATGGCCCCCGAGAAACGGGCTACTTCGCAACTGTGGGGCTTGTAGAGCTTAACCTTCACCCAATGATAACCCCAGTCTGACTGAGTCAGCAACAATTGCGCGCTGTAGATGGAACTTGGATATTTTCAAGAAGCGTGTTTCGCAGCTTCGTCCAGGCTCCATCGTATtcaaccatcatcaaaaGCGCCTTAGCCAACACCGCCGTGATGCCCGTCGTCAAAGGAGGCGTTTGGACCAACATTGAGGATGAAATCCTCAAAGCCTCCGTCTCCAAATATGGTCTGAATCAATGGGCGCGTGTCTCATCGCTGCTGGCGCGCAAGACGCCCAAGCAATGCAAAGCCAGATGGAACGAATGGCTCGACccaagcatcaagaagatcgaatggagcaaggaggaggatgaaaGACTTCTCCATCTCGCCAAGATTATGCCCACTCAGTGGCGCACGATCGCTCCTATTGTCGGCCGAACAGCAAACCAGTGCCTCGAACGATACCAGAAGCTCctcgatgaggctgaagcgAAGGAATCATCCAGCCTTGGGCTGATGGGCCCAGATGGAGGCGAAACGCAAGCGCccagcgccgatgatgttCGAAGACTCCGGCCGGGCGAATTAGATCCCGATCCTGAGACGAAGCCTGCGCGACCCGACACCATAGAtctcgacgaggacgaaAAGGAGATGTTGAGTGAGGCTCGAGCCCGCTTGGCGAATACACAGGGTAAAAAGGCCAAGAGAAAAGCTCGAGAGCGTCAACAAGAGGAGTCGCGACGTCTTGCTGCTCTACAGAAGAGACGAGAGCTCAAGACAGCTGGAATTAATATCAAGGTCACATCCAGGAAAAAGGGTGAGATGGACTACAACGCCGATATTCCTTTCGAGAGAAAAGCTCTCCCTGGCTTCTACGACACATCAGAGGAAATGGTGCAGAACGAGGCGCAACGCGCAGCCTTCGATCCTCGGAAACAACAGCTAGCCAACAAGCGCAAGggtgagggcgaggatgacAACGACCGGAAGCGAAAGAAGACCGATAAGGATGGGGCGTCGGAATCATACAAGGCTGCTCTGAAGGCTGGTCAGCTACAGAAGATTCGagaggcagagcagagcagtAAGCGTCGTGGTCTGGTTTTGCCCGCTCCCCAAGTCTCAGAGGGCGAGTTGGAGGACATCGTCAAGATGGGTAGGATGGGTGAGGCTGCCAATTTGAGAGCAAAGGAGAGTGAGAACGACGCTACCCGAGGACTTGTCAACACATATTCTACTCTGAATTCCGCTACCCCCATTCGAACACCAAAAGCccctgaacaagaagatcacatTGCCAACGAAATTCGAAATATTCGAGCACTCAACGACACAAATTCTGTCCTTCTCGGTGGTGAGAACACCCCGCTTCATGAAGGCGCAGCCTCGACCGGTTTTGATGGCATCGCTCCTCGAAAGCAGATCATTTCTACGCCAAACCCAATGGCCACACCTCTGCGGGCAGATGGCGTGGGGGCCACGCCTGGTCGACCTGGACAAACGCCCATGAGAACACCAAGAGACACCCTATCTCTGAACCAAGACGGGGGGATGTCGATGGTTTCGGCTACACCCAGAGACATCAGGTTGAGAGATATGGCTTTGCGCACCCAGCTCAAGTCAGGTTTGGCCTCTCTTCCCAAACCAAAAGATACGGAATGGGAGTTCGACATacctgaggaagagaaggaggctatgcaagttgatgagatgactgaggaggatgctgcAGAGCGGGACCGCCGAGCACGTGAGAGGCAAGCAGCCGAAGAAGCCCTCGAATTTCGTAGGCGAACTCAAGTTATGCAGAAGAACCTCCCCAGACCGGTTCATGTCGATCTGCCCAGTTTATTGAAACAGGCTACCAGTATCTCAGATGTTGCTGAGTCCCTTATTGCTAAGGAGTCAGCGAACCTGATGGCGAATGATGCAATGAAATATCCTGTCCCTGGTGGCCATGTAAGTGGCGTACCTAAGCCTCTTGAACAAATGGACGACGATGCTCTCGCGGAGGCTCGTCTTTTGATCATGTCCGAAACGAAACCTCTTCCCAAGTTCGAGGACATCCAGACTGCATTCGAAGCACGCGCAAGCAGCTCGCTACTCCTCGGTCTGGGCTGTTacaatgatgacgaggaagagcaagggGCGGTCATGAAGGTTGCATTCGATGTAAGTTTTGAAGAGTTGCAGAAGTGAACCTTTATACTAACTGTTATCCAGGCTGTTCAAgactccatcatggcttctgctGAAGCAGGCGCTAAGCTAGAGAAGAAGCTATCACTTCACCTCGGTGGTTATCAGAAGCGACAGAAGATGCTTCGTGATAAGATGGGCGATGCTTCTgaggccttggagaaggcaCGCGTTGCCCTGGCTGGTTTCAAGACGCTAGCTATCTCGGAGGACGTGGCTATCGAGCGAAGACTAAGCGCTCTGCGCGAGGAAGTCGGGTTTGTTAACCGACGTGAGAGAGAAGCACAGGAGAGTTATAGAAATGCAAAGGAAGAGCTGGACGCGCTCATAGCATCTGGAGTTAACGGGGTTCATTGATTGATGTGTTATTAATGGTGTATAAATAGGGGCTCAATCGAGGCTAGCATATCTGGGTCTAATCTAACAATCTTTCCGCTAGGCATTACGCTTGTATACTTACTATCTTGTCCGTTTATCCTTTTGATTCATCTTGACTTAATCCATGTTCTCGAGTTTATTTGTGCTTTCTCACGCCAAGACGGGGAAGCTTGATCGGCCAGATCATCACCACGGAGGCAAATGCAAACACGGCACAAGTGACGAATGTGAGCCGCAGCGCAGCTTCATAACTCACGATGACCTGCTCTCGGTACTTGggctcaagcttggccacCTCCTCAACCGATTCTCTCACACGACGAATAATCTCATCACGACCTTCTCCTGTGACGTACTGTCTGAGATAATGGAGCAAAGCGTTCTGAACAACAAGCGAGCTACTTGCAACGCCAAGTACCTGACCAAGACTTCGCCACAGCATGAGCGTAGATGTCACAACAGCTTGCTCGGCTTGAGGAGACGCAGCCAATATCGCCATGAATGTTCCCGGGAATTGGAATCCCTGCCCAATCGATGAAGGtagaaggatgaagagataaACCCAAGATGGGAGGTCACGCTGGAGGAAAACCAGGCCTATGGTGCCGATGAGTATGCAAATCGTACCACTTAAGACCGGCCACTTCAAGCGGCCAGTCCAAGTCACGGCAAAACCAACGAAAGTACCGGTCGAAGAGGCAGCGATTGTCGGAATAATGAGGCGGAGACCAGAAGAGGTGGCAGATGTGAGGAGGACAGCCTGAAAATATAGTGGGCTGTATGACATGTTAGCAATGAGGTACTAAAGATCAGTTTCAGGCTGTAGGAGATGATCGAGGCTGCAAGCAAGTATTGAGAACACAGTAAGCAATGAGATACGGAACGTGCTGCCGTGTATCAAAAACAAGTTGCCCACAAGGAGCGTCACGTCGCACGTCTATCAGTAACGGATATGCTACAGTCCCATCAAAGGCGCAAATCTCTTGTTATACAAAGGGGAATGACTTACATGTTGAACAGAATTGAGTTGGCGACAATAGCAGCAATGACATTTGAAAAAATCAGGTTTCCACGAGGCTGTCGGCTCAATAGATGAAGGGGCATGATCGGTTTATGGACCCAGGACTCAACCCATAGGAACACGGGGAAAGTGATGGCGAATATTACAAGACTTGCAATAACAAAGGGGTGTGACCCTGAAAGATGTTAGTTAGTCACCATCAGCGTGAAATTAGATGTTGACTTACATGGGAGGACGTTGCCTCCAAGATTCAGGCCCAGAATCACAAATGTAATGGCAGTAGTCAAGAGTAACGAGCCCCTGATGTCGAATTCTTTAAGAGCCTGCCACACCCCCTTCCTCTCGCCCTGAATACCCAGATCGTCAGGGATGGCAATCCATGCGACAACCATGCAAATCAATAGTGGCGGAATCTGAACCCCAAACTCCCATCTCCAGCCAAGATAATCAGCCATTGCGCCTCCTGCAGCGGCACCCAGACTTGAACCAACACCATAGTTCATGTTGATGTATGACTGATACACGCCACGGTTTTCAATGGGGACAAGGTCTGACACAATTATCGAACCAATGGTCATGACACCACCAGCGCCGATTCCACAAAAGGCTCGTCCGAGAATAAAACTCTCGATACTGTTTGCAAGAGCACACCATGTCGTTGCGGCTGCGAAGATGCCCAGGGCTCCAACAAAAAGCGGCTTTCGGCCTAGGGCATCAGAGAGCCGGCCCAGTAAAGGTTGGAAGGCGGATGAAGTGAGGAGGAAAGCCGTGGAAAGCCACGATGCGGAGTTTGAGGCGTTAAAGTATGATGTAATGACAGGATGtgatgaagccatgattGTACCATCGAAGCAGGATATGAAGTATGCTGTCAGAATctgggagaagatgaaccaGAAGCGTGTTGGAGATGTGTTATTGAGAAACGGTGTGTCTATCTCCGTCACAgcagaagttgttgatcttgctatGATGGAATGGCGTCGACTGTGGCTTATAAGAGGAGTTTCTTCATGGGGACGCACATTATCCGAGTCCTCGGGGATctcgctctcatcttcatcttcatcttcaccttcaccttcaccttcagCCTCACTGATCACtccctcctgctcctcatcgtGAAGGTAATGGCTAGCCTTATAAGAAGAAGGCCTTAGCATTGCACTCTCTAACGATTCAGGCTGCAGGAAGTGAGCACCAGTCGTCAAAGATCTCGAAAGGTTTTCAAATTCTGCTGGATCAACGACACTTCCATCACTGTCGCTGCTCCGAGAATTGGTCCGTACTGGAACAGGTACCGGagcgggagcgggagcgGCACGGCCGGGGTCCGAGACCGGAGTCATCACGGCGGTCTAATAGCTTCTGCAGAAAGTCTTGTCTGAGACTGACGgggagggaaaagaagagagggaaagATTGCAACGAAATAGAAGGATCCGACAGAACCTCTTTAAGGAAATAGGTTGGGGGACCATGTAGAAAAGAGTGGAGTCTCACTGTCGTGATCGCAGACTTTGCGGCGGATACAGCCAGAAAGTGGCCCCGCAAAGATCATCGGGATATTCCCGACTCGGACTGCCTATAATAGATGCATTGTCAGTGGAGGATTGGAAATGCGGTATCTTCCACAAAAGGTTTCTCGGTGCGAGTGTAGGTGTGAGTCAGGCAGAGGATTCTGACTATCTCTGCCGGCCGTTATGCGGGACCATCACAGGAGGAGAGGAGTCACCTGCACGTGAGCAAGACTACGGTGTGGAGGGGTCAGTTAGATAGTTGGTGTTGTAGTTGTAATTGTAAGTCGGAATCTCCGCCAATTTCAATTAGATAGAGGTGCTGGTAAAACATATTGCTGAGAGCGGTTAGCACTCAGCAATGAAAGGGTAGACCCATACAAAGCATACAACGGAACTCGTGAGAATAGTTATCATTTCTATAAACCAGTTAATAATCAACCGTCAGGTTTATTAGCTTATCTCAAGCCTCTCCCCCTACCTTCCCCTCCTTTCATTAACCCCGGCTTACAGCCACCCATGCTCATGTTCGTGAACCACCCCAGACAGATGCAAATACCCACCATCTGCAAGTTGGACTGATCAATTACCGAAGCGGTCCAGCCGCCCCCCCCCCCAATCACCCCAATGCAGTATGCAACCCAATCCTGCAACTATTCTATCGCCTTGCTCTGAGACGCTGCAGCCACAAGAATGCCCGCTCCCGTAACGCCTCCATCGTGACACGGGCTGAGTACGACTCGTAACGAGCTCGCCTCGCCGAATCGTCCGCGCAGGAGCTGGTCCAAAAAGTCCTGGCAATCCTGCAGGTAATCCTGAAAGTGAACAATACATCCCCCCGTGTAACCTACACCGAGTTCGTAATCCCGATCAAATGCCTTTGACCCTTCACCTGGAACTTCCTCGGCCAATGTCAACAAAGCCAGTGTGGCGGCTGCCACAATACCAGCCGCTCGaacctcaatggccttggcAATTCGATATACTGCCGTGGCAAGGTCCTCGGTCCACTCAAACGGTGGTGATCCTGTCGATTCGGGGAATTCTTGCTGTAGCATAGCGACAAGAGCCGAGGGTCGGAGGGGTCTGAAGTGACTCAGGAACGTTGTTGTAAGGTTGTGCTGTTGTAGAAGGCTTTGAGGCAACGTTTCTGCAGCGATACCCAAGTGTTCCGTCAAGTAGTCGACCAGCATGATTCGTCCGAGTTCGCCTAGATAACGGCCTGCCGTCATGAATTCGAGTGGCTGAAAGCCATTCAATTCACCTTGGATGTCCAATGTTTTGTCCCATTGGCTGACCAACCCAACTTCGTGTAAGGGAGGTGCAGTACCGTTGATGCTCCATTCAGTATTGATCgcaatcttgacatcctctACCCTCTCCTCCGGTCGGGCAACGACACTCTTTGGGCGTTTGGGTGTGTTCAGCTggctcagcttcaacggAATCGTTGCATTGCAGCCCGTTCCGAGAATGAGACCCATGGCAGCACGCCGATTCAAGGCTTCATCGAAGTTAAAGATGAATGAGACGAGTGTCGATACCGAGTCATTGGCAATTGCCTCGACTCGAATAGGCGGCAGCTCGTGTGACTTTGCACGATTGTATCCATCGGTGAGGCGGTCGCCCAGATCCTGATCGGGGGAAATGGCGAATCCCTTACCCATCTGCATGAGTGTAGCTTGGGAGAGTGAGTGCTGCACCATGGGAAAGCTAAAGGTAACACCAAGAGGCAATGTTTGGTCGCTTTGTAGGTGTAGCGTATCGCATCCATCTTGGACTACCTCAGCAATGCATTTGCCAATCCAAAGGAAGAGACTATCCGGATTTTCGTTCTTGAGGTGTTCATCGATGGGCCAGGACTTCTCCAAAAGCCTCCTCACATGTCTCGTGGCAGAACTGTCTTCGGATCCGTTGGTAATATGGCCATTGGCTTGGTCAGATGACGCGGCCTCGTTGCCGAGTTGGACGAAACCCACTCTCAAGTTTGTGCCGCCTCTATTCTCACGTTAGATTTATAAGGTATAGTGAAACTTGAAGGCTAGTAACTGACATGTCTATGGCTAAGTGGCTACATCATATGTCAGTCcatatttttttttttcctttcgATCCTCGAGTAAGAATATCTCACCAGCCTTGTTTTCGCTTCGCCTCTGGTCGTAAGATAGCTTCAGATATGGGCGTAGGTAAGAACTGGTTCTCGGAGCCAGcggcaagcttctcaaatGTCTTGAGAAACAGCTGGGATAGTCGATTGATCTTGTCAATATCGACAGACAAGGGTTCCAAGAACTCTTCGATCGATACAGGGGCTGCCATGGTTCGAGTAAAGTCGCTGCAAGATATAAATGGTGGTTTTTTATGAAGTTGATGTGAGGTAGTTCAGGGTATCATTCTAGACAATCTGATACCGGCATTAGGCAGACGTAGATCGATTGGAAGTAGATCACCGGTAGAAGGATGCTAGGGGTTATATAATCGAGTAACGAACGTAGCAGGGGCCCTTATAGGTAATGCTGGTGTGCTAAGCAGGCTGTGAATGTGAGTATGAATACCTAAGTATGAATCGCAAGTCATGAGAAGGTGGAAGTTATTCACCTGTGTTGACGATCCAACGCAGACGCTAGCGCAGAGAAGCTGCACCCTGATGCAATGACGTGGAACCGCGATCTAAATATATCTGGCCTTAGTGGTTATTCTTAACAATTAGACATTGGTGGCCGTAATCAATGAttagtaggtaggtagttaggtATCTATATCATATCATTGAAcgcatctcatctcatgcaTGCACCAAGCAAGGAATTGGTCATGGAAGAGATTCACACGCGATTTTCTGCGGGGTCAAACATCAGCCTTTCTGTGCCCCGCCGGTTACCCCTGAAACGGTTGACTTACAGCAGCACTTCTCACTATCAGGGATGcactgatgatcttgaagttcCGTCTTGAAGCGCATTTCAAAGTTGGAAATTTGAGTATGTAATATCAGGAAAAATCGACTCTTTGGATAATGCAAGAGACGCTAGACAGAGCATATAAGTATCAGTATGTATGAAAACATTATGAATCACTGAAGCTCATGTCCCAAAACGTTTTCCCTAACCAAATTCGGATAAACAATGCAGCCGCATGTGAATGTGACGCGCATTCAGTTGTCCATAACGACATCTCCTCCACCTAACATCCCCGGATTCTCTACCTGAGTAGTATCCTTAATCATCACCACTTCATAAGTATATAATGGACGAGAAACGCCCTGCTCCACGAGCCATGTCGCCGCCTCGTTCCCTCCGTCGCAGTCGACCTACCCTCACAATAGCCTTCGTAATAGCTGTTGTTTATACATTCTGGATATGGCAGCCTTTCAACCCTATACTTAACCAAACGATGGTCGATATCACGAGCGACCATGTTCATACTACCGATAAGCTTGTGCCACTAGAGGCACACATCATGAGTAAATGTCCCGACGCAAAGGTACACATCTACCCATCTATGTGAAGAATAACAAATGCTCAATATCTCCAGGATGGACTTGAACTACTAGTACTGCCCGTAATGCAACGCGTTCATGATAAGGTTAACTTCACATTATCTTACATTGGCCGGTATGTCGATACACAGCTCTATTCTAACATGAGACTAAATTTCGGTTCCATAGGCCAACTGCCAACGACGGTGTCGACTGCATGCATGGCCCTTCAGAATGCATGggcaacatcatcgagcTCTGCGCCCGCGAACTCTACCCCGATCCCAAGATCAAcctcggcttcatcatgtgTCTAAGCCGCGACTACGGCGAAATACCCGAACGGTCCCTCGTCGAAGACTGTGCTCTTGAATCCGCGATCGATTTCCAGCAACTTAACGACTGCGCTGTAAAGGAAGACGGCGCCTATGGCTTGAGCCTCCTACGGGATAGCATCAAGAGAACTGCAGATGTATGCCAAACTCGTCCGGAATACCATGCTCGTGCTAATATGATCGATAGGCCGGTGTGACCAAGAGCGCCACTATTCGTCTCGACAACAAAATCTACTGCATCCGCGACGGTGGCGAGTGGACCGACTGTCCCAACGGTTCTGGCGTCAACGATTTAATCATTGCGATCGAGAAGCTGCGCCGCTAGACTTGAGTGGCTCGAAGATTTCGGTCCACAACTCACTTGCCTCTCCTAGCGTATAGCTCATAGTAATGCCATCCATACCCGCCTCGTCGTCTCCTGACATTGCGCCCAGCGTTTCCATGATACTCTCGAGTCCGACTGCCTTGCCCGTCGCCTGAGTGGCACCAGCTTCGAGCTGGACATGAACAATATGAATGTGAAAGTGGTAATATGTGGGCTGGTAATGCACATAGAGTTTCAGCTGGTCCGGCTCGATAGATGGATACGTTTTGACAGTGGCGTCGATAAGATGGGTCTTCATGTGCTGTAGCCAGGGAATGTGCTTCTTGCGAAGGTCTCTCAGCGACCAGATATCACGTCGTTCGACAAGCGCCAGCAGGTGCAGCGCATCGAGCGTCTTGCGGTCCCAGTTGAGGTCTGGCAGCATGAGGAAACCCTCATCACCGGGCCTCACCAAAGCCTCGTTCTGTAGATGACATCTTTCTACCTTCCTTGCGTCCTTTCATAATGTTAAATACCCCATTGAGTCGTCCTTCCTCCCTCTTGCTGAGCATATACGGTCGAATACGGTCCTTGTAAATCTCTGGTGTCTCTGTCACGAACCGAACACCCTGCTTGCTATACTTTTTGACGTGCGTTTCGGTACATGGGTAAATCAAGTTGATTTTGAGATCAGCGAAGAAATCGGCGTCGTCAGGCTTGGTCGTCTCAGTGCCGCTACGGCCCATGAACCAGTGGTAGATATCATTCGCGCCCAGATTCTGAATCCGCACGAGCTGAGCGGGAACATCGGTGAGGTAGTTTTGTGAGGTTGGGAAGGGAGCTCGTTCGAGGATTAGTAGAGCTGGCTGGTCGTCGATAGAACCGTAAAGGGAGATGCGACGTcctgcttggtcttggttgaGGATGCGATCGAGCTTGAATTTGGGCACTAGGGCCTCCGCCTTTGCTTTTACATCGGCCATCGTTGCTTTGAGATTTGAAAAGTATTGGTTGTAGTCTACAGGTTCAGAAAgggatcttcttcagaaccTCTCTGCCCCTCTTTACCAGTGGAGGAATTGACGGGAGGGAACACCCCACGGTGGGGCTTCTGTTGACACCACTTGACACTCCACAGCGGTAGACAGAGGAACCCGCATTCCATGAGATCCATCTCAAACATGGATGGACCCTTGGTCGCTT
Encoded proteins:
- a CDS encoding pre-mRNA-splicing factor cef-1, translating into MPVVKGGVWTNIEDEILKASVSKYGLNQWARVSSLLARKTPKQCKARWNEWLDPSIKKIEWSKEEDERLLHLAKIMPTQWRTIAPIVGRTANQCLERYQKLLDEAEAKESSSLGLMGPDGGETQAPSADDVRRLRPGELDPDPETKPARPDTIDLDEDEKEMLSEARARLANTQGKKAKRKARERQQEESRRLAALQKRRELKTAGINIKVTSRKKGEMDYNADIPFERKALPGFYDTSEEMVQNEAQRAAFDPRKQQLANKRKGEGEDDNDRKRKKTDKDGASESYKAALKAGQLQKIREAEQSSKRRGLVLPAPQVSEGELEDIVKMGRMGEAANLRAKESENDATRGLVNTYSTLNSATPIRTPKAPEQEDHIANEIRNIRALNDTNSVLLGGENTPLHEGAASTGFDGIAPRKQIISTPNPMATPLRADGVGATPGRPGQTPMRTPRDTLSLNQDGGMSMVSATPRDIRLRDMALRTQLKSGLASLPKPKDTEWEFDIPEEEKEAMQVDEMTEEDAAERDRRARERQAAEEALEFRRRTQVMQKNLPRPVHVDLPSLLKQATSISDVAESLIAKESANLMANDAMKYPVPGGHVSGVPKPLEQMDDDALAEARLLIMSETKPLPKFEDIQTAFEARASSSLLLGLGCYNDDEEEQGAVMKVAFDAVQDSIMASAEAGAKLEKKLSLHLGGYQKRQKMLRDKMGDASEALEKARVALAGFKTLAISEDVAIERRLSALREEVGFVNRREREAQESYRNAKEELDALIASGVNGVH
- a CDS encoding hypothetical protein (At least one base has a quality score < 10), giving the protein MDEKRPAPRAMSPPRSLRRSRPTLTIAFVIAVVYTFWIWQPFNPILNQTMVDITSDHVHTTDKLVPLEAHIMSKCPDAKDGLELLVLPVMQRVHDKVNFTLSYIGRPTANDGVDCMHGPSECMGNIIELCARELYPDPKINLGFIMCLSRDYGEIPERSLVEDCALESAIDFQQLNDCAVKEDGAYGLSLLRDSIKRTADAGVTKSATIRLDNKIYCIRDGGEWTDCPNGSGVNDLIIAIEKLRR
- a CDS encoding hypothetical protein (At least one base has a quality score < 10) — translated: MADVKAKAEALVPKFKLDRILNQDQAGRRISLYGSIDDQPALLILERAPFPTSQNYLTDVPAQLVRIQNLGANDIYHWFMGRSGTETTKPDDADFFADLKINLIYPCTETHVKKYSKQGVRFVTETPEIYKDRIRPYMLSKREEGRLNGNEALVRPGDEGFLMLPDLNWDRKTLDALHLLALVERRDIWSLRDLRKKHIPWLQHMKTHLIDATVKTYPSIEPDQLKLYVHYQPTYYHFHIHIVHVQLEAGATQATGKAVGLESIMETLGAMRGK